One region of Wyeomyia smithii strain HCP4-BCI-WySm-NY-G18 chromosome 3, ASM2978416v1, whole genome shotgun sequence genomic DNA includes:
- the LOC129726732 gene encoding carboxylesterase 5A translates to MRGRATMYPSRLSIISTSLLLMLLFGVVKRCEGIVGGIRAAPPPVDDPVVFVRYVGKSARLEGTRNRQTGLYSFRGLRYADAPIGEYRFQRPRFKRLSGDIDAINNGPPCPQPEPNNPYRVVGNEDCLLLNIFSPQMPDESTGLPVVIWIHGGGYRYGSAAQYGAEPLTQNGVIFIPIQYRLGSFGIIGDGSRDFSGNLALLDMATAVRWVKDYISWFGGDPNQIKLIGHGSGATAAMILSSAAMSRSSITGVVAMSGSSLQPNSYDSEPTVSLNEIVSAHGCSAGNETEIVQCMREKSIGDIIKVDSELQVSRLSGEKVVKSLTGNAGISPAVEQRDDDRGLMGILTEEPAVTLKSGHAPNVPLLIGVTKDETANGIDVEEVEKSFTTASNFLKSASKSVGLDDFLNLNKSVALLDSLGGVLNLSKYLEIPKSWNVTKVFNKLVEATTDAVFNLPAVVTAQSWNQLSKAYFYSFEHRSENTNGADFFAGLPIVSKRNSTVRTDVVGHGDELGILFETHDIYGNMIEKSALKSKRDLDSRQAFATFIAKFAYMNSSIKREDSFFKAFTSKGTPYIKIGENISLENDFRFCQLSIWGAQLEALKATSCKFLADGLEDLRKVLSGITGMITKPQIPSQKPAKVLGII, encoded by the exons ATGCGAGGCAGAGCAACTATGTACCCGAGTCGTTTATCGATTATTTCGACCAGTTTATTGCTGATGCTACTGTTTGGTGTCGTAAAGCGTTGCGAGGGGATCGTCGGTGGAATACGAGCGGCGCCACCGCCGGTCGATGATCCGGTGGTTTTTGTGCGGTATGTGGGAAAATCCGCCCGACTCGAAGGAACTCGTAATCGGCAGACTGGTTTGTACTCGTTTCGGGGACTGCGCTATGCGGATGCTCCCATCGGGGAATACCGCTTCCAAAGGCCACGTTTCAAGCGATTAAGCGGTGACATAGATGCAATTAATAATGGTCCGCCCTGTCCTCAACCGGAGCCGAACAATCCTTACAGAGTGGTCGGAAATGAAGATTGCTTGTTACTGAATATCTTTTCTCCTCAAATGCCTGATGAATCGACCGGTTTGCCGGTGGTTATATGGATACATGGCGGAGGTTACCGTTATGGATCGGCAGCACAATACGGAGCAGAGCCATTAACACAGAACGGGGTAATATTTATTCCAATCCAGTACCGTTTAGGATCGTTTGGTATTATCGGCGATGGAAGCAGAGATTTTTCTGGAAATCTTGCATTGCTCGATATGGCAACTGCGGTACGTTGGGTGAAGGATTATATTTCATGGTTCGGAGGAGACCCTAATCAAATTAAGCTGATTGGACATGGTTCCGGAGCGACGGCAGCAATGATTCTATCGTCAGCCGCAATGTCGCGCAGTTCAATTACTGGAGTTGTTGCAATGTCGGGTTCGTCATTGCAGCCCAATTCGTATGATTCAGAACCGACAGTATCTTTGAATGAAATTGTTTCAGCTCATGGATGCTCAGCTGGTAATGAAACCGAAATTGTGCAGTGCATGAGAGAAAAGTCAATCGGTGACATTATTAAAGTTGATAGTGAACTGCAAGTAAGCCGTTTAAGTGGAGAAAAAGTTGTGAAATCATTAACCGGAAATGCCGGCATTAGTCCTGCCGTAGAGCAGCGGGACGATGATCGAGGCTTGATGGGCATTCTAACGGAAGAGCCTGCAGTGACTTTGAAAAGTGGGCACGCGCCTAACGTTCCTCTGCTAATTGGAGTAACGAAAGATGAGACTGCTAACGGGATAGATGTCGAAGAAGTTGAAAAGTCATTTACAACAGCTTCGAATTTCCTTAAAAGTGCTAGCAAGTCTGTGGGACTGGATGATTtcttgaacttgaataaatctGTTGCACTATTGGACTCACTGGGTGGTGTGTTGAATTTGTCGAAATATTTAGAAATACCGAAGTCATGGAACGTAACAAAGGTTTTCAATAAACTAGTGGAAGCGACCACCGATGCTGTATTCAATTTACCCGCTGTAGTTACAGCGCAATCTTGGAATCAACTGTCAAAGGCTTATTTCTACAGCTTTGAACATCGATCAGAAAATACAAATGGAGCGGATTTTTTTGCCGGTCTTCCAATTGTGTCAAAAAGAAACTCGACCGTTCGAACGGATGTTGTAGGGCATGGGGACGAATTGGGAATACTATTCGAAACACATGACATATATGGAAATATGATTGAAAAATCTGCACTAAAATCCAAACGCGACCTGGATTCGAGACAGGCATTTGCCACATTCATCGCTAAGTTTGCGTACATGAATTCCAGCATTAAAAGAGAGGATAGCTTTTTCAAGGCCTTCACGAGCAAAGGCACACCGTACATAAAAATTGGTGAGAATATATctctagaaaatgatttcaG attctgTCAGCTGTCAATTTGGGGAGCTCAGCTTGAGGCACTAAAAGCAACATCTTGTAAGTTCTTAGCGGATGGACTTGAGGATTTGAGAAAAGTTTTGAGTGGAATTACTGGAATGATCACTAAACCTCAAATTCCATCGCAAAAACCGGCAAAAGTTCTTGGTATAATTTaa